In Urechidicola croceus, a single window of DNA contains:
- a CDS encoding AsmA family protein yields MKKILKITGIVLLTISMILALIPFLFETQIKNMIKEMINQNVNAKVEFSDVDLSFFRSFPQAHVSINDLIITTFEPFKGDTLVDIKDIGFSMSIKELFKNANDDPIVVNTVTIDNAIVNLKLNEKGLPNYDITQKKDEHISTSEQSSFTFDIDKYSIQNSSLIYFDEASKTQFELNNFNHTGTGTFSSNTSELNTETDADVSLSLEEIKYLNNNHIILDALIDMNLNEQKYSFKENKAFINQLPLEFKGYVQLVEKGQQIDISFENPGSSFKDFLAVIPESYAKSIANVQTTGDFKVNGIIKGLVSDTTIPTMDINITSNNASFKYTDLPKRVENISINTAIKNTTGNVDDTFVAIKTLNFKIDDDVFKSSATLKNLTKNMTVNATVNGILNLANITKAYDFNLENELSGILKANVNTAFDMNSIETNSYQKIKNSGVMSVNDFVFTSNELKHPLKISNADLKFNPTTVTLNNFNATTGESDLKATGTITNLLGFLFNGNTLKGNFDVDSNNFSLDDFMVEDTSSKKENETEITKESIKIPSFLDCTINANVANVKYDNLNLKEVKGTLIIKDEQAILQNMTSNLFDGKLAVSGNVSSKTEVPTFNFNLGATDFNLAQSFSDLELFQSLAPIAKAFEGKLNTTINLSGSLDKEFIPNLNTVSGDAFAQLSTTDINTKEGLVLNKLQGVLNFVDFEKLDLKDLKTKFEFTEGKVTVKPFNINYKDIDIKVSGSHNFDKTMSYDAVFNVPAKYLGNEVNQLINKINDTEINKITIPVTANITGSYTNPQIKTDLTSGVTNLTKQLIEIEKQKLLNQGKDKISDVLGGLLNKNTNTNDTTKIVVIDSIPVEKKQDTTKVDVKKEVKDILGGLLKSKKKKTDSID; encoded by the coding sequence ATGAAGAAAATATTGAAAATTACTGGAATTGTGTTATTAACAATTTCAATGATTCTAGCACTTATTCCGTTTTTGTTTGAAACTCAAATAAAGAATATGATAAAAGAAATGATCAATCAAAATGTCAACGCAAAGGTTGAATTTAGCGATGTTGATTTAAGTTTTTTTAGAAGTTTTCCACAAGCACATGTTTCTATAAACGATTTGATAATAACTACTTTTGAACCTTTTAAAGGAGATACATTGGTTGATATTAAAGATATTGGATTTTCGATGTCCATCAAGGAATTATTCAAAAATGCCAATGATGATCCTATAGTTGTAAATACTGTGACGATTGATAATGCTATCGTAAATTTAAAATTGAATGAAAAAGGTTTACCAAATTACGACATTACACAAAAAAAAGATGAGCATATTTCAACTTCAGAACAATCAAGTTTTACTTTTGACATTGATAAATATAGCATTCAAAACAGTTCTTTAATCTATTTTGATGAAGCCTCTAAAACTCAATTTGAACTTAACAATTTTAATCATACAGGTACAGGAACTTTTTCATCTAATACATCAGAATTAAATACAGAAACAGATGCTGATGTGAGTTTAAGTTTAGAAGAAATAAAATATTTAAATAACAATCATATCATATTAGATGCGCTTATTGATATGAATTTAAATGAACAAAAATATTCATTTAAAGAAAATAAGGCATTTATAAATCAATTGCCACTCGAATTTAAAGGCTATGTTCAATTAGTTGAAAAAGGTCAACAAATTGATATATCTTTTGAGAACCCTGGCTCAAGTTTTAAAGACTTTTTAGCAGTAATTCCTGAAAGTTATGCTAAAAGCATTGCAAATGTTCAAACAACTGGTGATTTTAAAGTAAATGGAATCATTAAAGGATTAGTATCAGATACAACTATCCCTACAATGGATATCAATATCACATCAAATAATGCGTCTTTTAAATATACTGATTTACCTAAAAGAGTTGAAAATATTAGTATCAATACGGCCATAAAAAATACAACTGGAAATGTAGATGATACTTTTGTTGCGATTAAAACTTTGAATTTTAAAATTGATGATGATGTTTTTAAATCTTCGGCTACCTTAAAAAATCTAACTAAAAATATGACTGTAAATGCAACGGTTAATGGTATTTTGAACTTAGCTAATATCACAAAAGCCTATGATTTTAATTTAGAAAATGAGTTAAGTGGAATATTAAAAGCCAATGTTAACACCGCATTTGATATGAATTCAATTGAAACAAACTCTTATCAAAAAATCAAAAATTCTGGTGTTATGAGTGTCAATGATTTTGTTTTTACTTCAAATGAATTGAAACATCCATTAAAAATTTCGAATGCCGATTTAAAATTTAACCCAACAACAGTTACTCTCAATAATTTTAATGCAACTACTGGAGAAAGTGATTTAAAAGCAACAGGAACAATTACAAACTTATTAGGTTTTTTATTTAATGGAAATACGCTAAAAGGAAATTTTGATGTCGACTCAAATAACTTTTCGTTAGATGATTTTATGGTTGAAGATACTTCGAGTAAAAAGGAAAATGAAACCGAAATCACAAAAGAATCTATAAAAATTCCATCTTTTTTAGATTGTACTATCAATGCTAATGTTGCAAATGTAAAATATGATAACTTAAATTTAAAAGAAGTTAAAGGAACTCTTATCATTAAAGACGAACAGGCTATACTGCAAAATATGACTTCCAATTTATTTGATGGAAAATTAGCCGTTTCTGGAAATGTATCTTCAAAAACGGAAGTACCTACTTTCAATTTTAATTTAGGAGCAACCGATTTTAATTTAGCTCAATCATTTTCTGACCTTGAACTATTTCAAAGTTTGGCTCCCATAGCCAAGGCATTTGAGGGAAAACTAAATACAACTATCAACTTGTCTGGTTCATTAGATAAAGAATTTATACCCAATTTAAATACAGTTTCTGGAGATGCATTTGCTCAATTATCAACAACTGATATAAACACAAAAGAAGGCTTGGTTTTAAACAAATTACAAGGTGTACTAAATTTTGTTGATTTTGAAAAATTGGACTTAAAAGATCTAAAAACAAAATTTGAATTTACCGAAGGAAAAGTAACTGTAAAACCATTTAATATTAATTATAAAGATATTGACATTAAAGTATCAGGTTCTCATAACTTTGATAAAACAATGAGTTATGACGCAGTATTTAATGTTCCTGCAAAATACTTAGGGAATGAAGTTAACCAACTGATAAATAAAATTAATGATACTGAAATTAATAAAATTACAATTCCTGTAACTGCTAATATTACTGGTTCTTATACAAATCCACAAATAAAAACTGACTTGACAAGTGGAGTTACCAATTTAACAAAACAACTAATAGAAATTGAGAAACAAAAATTATTGAATCAAGGAAAAGATAAAATTTCTGACGTTTTAGGAGGACTTCTGAATAAAAATACAAATACCAATGATACCACCAAAATTGTTGTAATTGATTCAATTCCTGTTGAAAAAAAACAAGACACTACCAAAGTTGATGTAAAAAAAGAAGTGAAAGATATATTGGGAGGTTTACTAAAATCAAAAAAGAAAAAAACAGATTCTATTGATTAA
- a CDS encoding tetratricopeptide repeat-containing sensor histidine kinase yields the protein MRFLYLTTFLFLFVNLSFSQKSEIDSLNSLLKNDTIQKVSELHILNELAYKYLSVDALKGVATAQKAIELAKSMNNVSGLAEALSNNGHNLSILGQDTLAIKNYGEALEIYKNNNDAYGEAKAYYNLGRIHFNWSDYNQSSNYYMQAFEMFKVDNNKPLMAKMLNSLGINNMYLNNYPEAMSNYLDALKIHDSSETKNSLSQAQVFNNLALLNNRMEDFQGALKYYEKSLNIYNIIENKQGIAMVTANIATAYDNLGDSNKAIEMYDKAYELEKEIGNKTGMANALTNTGIAYSFLSNYDKTIEYLNKTKPIYKELGNKNNLAIVYSYLGEAYFKSENTNYLKLSETNILKAIELFEEIGNQSFLIESLNTLAIIEERKGNFNKAFSALSKATKLKDSIFSKEKDEEIANLKLKYEVEKKESELNLKHAEVELLAKEEIKRQKMIKNSSIIGGIGLFIVSVLVLFLFKNRQNLISKQKKAEFESKVAETELKALRAQMNPHFIFNSLNSIGDYIENKDNESAHQFITKFAKLMRVTLENSSYREIPLDEDLEFIDLYLSVEKKRLNNKFTYEIKVSDDIDQENTLVPPLILQPFIENSIWHGLSGKNDKGHILVEIKKQNNMLICSVDDNGVGRSMTTNINKNKQSLGIQITKKRIEIINKQKHSQGDIKIIDKENNSGLRVEVNLPLELAF from the coding sequence ATGAGGTTTTTATATTTAACTACTTTTTTATTTTTATTTGTTAATTTAAGTTTTTCTCAAAAATCGGAAATTGATTCATTGAATAGTTTATTGAAAAATGATACAATTCAGAAAGTCTCTGAGCTTCATATTTTAAATGAATTAGCATATAAATATCTCTCAGTAGATGCTTTGAAAGGTGTAGCTACTGCTCAAAAAGCAATTGAACTTGCTAAGAGTATGAACAATGTTAGTGGATTGGCAGAGGCACTTTCAAATAATGGACACAATCTTTCAATTTTAGGCCAAGATACTTTAGCAATAAAAAATTATGGTGAAGCATTAGAAATCTATAAAAATAATAATGATGCTTATGGCGAAGCAAAGGCTTATTATAATTTAGGTAGAATTCATTTTAATTGGAGTGATTATAATCAATCTTCAAATTATTATATGCAAGCATTTGAGATGTTTAAAGTAGATAATAATAAGCCTTTAATGGCAAAAATGCTTAATAGCCTTGGTATAAATAATATGTACTTAAATAATTATCCAGAAGCAATGAGTAATTATCTAGATGCTCTGAAAATTCATGATTCTTCGGAAACTAAAAATTCACTATCTCAAGCACAAGTATTTAATAATTTGGCATTATTGAATAATAGAATGGAAGATTTTCAAGGTGCATTAAAGTATTATGAAAAGAGTTTGAATATCTATAATATAATAGAAAATAAGCAGGGAATTGCTATGGTAACTGCAAATATAGCAACTGCTTATGACAATTTGGGTGATTCAAATAAAGCCATTGAAATGTATGATAAAGCCTATGAACTAGAAAAGGAAATTGGAAATAAAACAGGAATGGCCAATGCATTGACAAATACAGGAATAGCTTATTCGTTTTTATCTAATTATGATAAAACAATAGAGTATTTAAACAAAACAAAACCTATCTATAAAGAACTTGGAAATAAAAATAATCTTGCCATTGTTTATTCATATTTGGGTGAAGCTTATTTTAAAAGTGAAAATACTAATTATTTAAAATTATCAGAAACAAATATTCTAAAGGCAATTGAGTTGTTTGAAGAAATAGGAAACCAATCATTTTTAATAGAATCTTTGAATACGTTGGCAATAATTGAAGAGCGTAAAGGAAATTTTAATAAGGCATTTTCTGCCTTGAGTAAAGCAACTAAATTAAAGGATAGTATTTTTAGTAAAGAAAAAGATGAAGAAATTGCCAATTTAAAATTGAAGTATGAAGTTGAGAAGAAGGAGTCTGAATTAAATTTAAAACATGCTGAAGTTGAATTGTTAGCAAAAGAAGAAATAAAGCGTCAAAAAATGATTAAAAACTCATCTATTATAGGTGGAATAGGGCTTTTTATAGTTTCGGTTCTAGTTTTGTTTTTATTTAAAAATAGGCAAAATTTAATTTCAAAACAGAAAAAAGCAGAATTTGAATCAAAAGTAGCCGAAACGGAATTGAAAGCTCTAAGAGCACAAATGAATCCTCACTTTATTTTTAATTCTTTAAATTCTATAGGTGATTATATTGAGAATAAGGATAATGAATCTGCTCATCAATTTATTACAAAGTTTGCCAAACTGATGAGGGTAACTTTAGAGAATTCCAGTTATAGAGAAATACCTTTAGATGAAGATTTAGAATTTATTGATTTGTATTTATCAGTAGAAAAAAAGCGTCTGAATAATAAGTTTACCTATGAAATAAAAGTATCTGATGATATTGATCAAGAAAACACATTAGTTCCACCACTTATTTTACAGCCATTTATTGAAAATAGTATTTGGCATGGATTATCAGGTAAAAATGATAAAGGGCATATTTTAGTTGAAATTAAAAAACAAAATAATATGTTGATTTGTTCTGTTGATGATAATGGAGTTGGTAGATCTATGACTACTAATATCAATAAGAATAAACAATCGTTAGGAATTCAAATTACCAAAAAGAGAATTGAGATTATTAATAAACAAAAGCATTCACAAGGTGATATAAAAATAATTGATAAAGAAAACAATTCTGGTTTAAGAGTTGAAGTTAATTTACCATTAGAATTAGCATTTTAA
- the miaA gene encoding tRNA (adenosine(37)-N6)-dimethylallyltransferase MiaA has protein sequence MKKSSKNYLISIVGATAIGKTALSIKLARHFKTEILSSDSRQFYKEMSIGTAVPNTDELAAAKHHFIQNLSISEDYNVGSFERDALKKINALFENQNVVIMVGGSGLYVDAVINGLDYFPDVDKKVREKLNKQLEEFGLENLQEQLKKLDYISYNTIEIDNPHRVIRALEICIGTEQPYSYFKNKPKEPRNFTPVKIGLTADREIMYNRINQRVDIMMENGLLDEVKSLYPFKHLNALQTVGYRELFEYLDGNITLEFAISEIKKNTRRFAKRQGTWFRKDTKIQWFDYQDDFEKIVTYINTQIQ, from the coding sequence ATGAAAAAGTCTTCTAAAAACTATCTAATTTCTATTGTAGGTGCAACAGCAATTGGTAAAACTGCACTTAGTATAAAACTAGCACGACATTTTAAAACTGAAATTTTATCGTCTGACTCTCGTCAATTTTATAAAGAAATGTCTATTGGAACTGCCGTACCTAATACAGATGAATTGGCAGCAGCAAAACATCATTTTATTCAAAACTTATCTATCTCTGAAGACTACAATGTTGGTAGTTTTGAACGAGATGCACTAAAAAAAATCAATGCCCTTTTTGAAAATCAAAATGTAGTTATTATGGTTGGTGGTAGTGGCTTATATGTTGATGCTGTAATTAATGGTTTAGATTATTTTCCTGATGTTGATAAAAAAGTTAGAGAAAAACTGAATAAACAACTTGAAGAATTTGGTTTAGAAAATTTGCAAGAACAATTAAAAAAATTAGATTATATAAGTTACAATACTATTGAAATTGACAATCCACATAGAGTAATTAGGGCACTAGAAATATGCATTGGAACAGAACAACCCTACTCCTATTTTAAAAACAAACCTAAAGAGCCTCGTAACTTCACTCCTGTCAAAATTGGTTTAACAGCCGATAGAGAAATTATGTATAATCGCATAAACCAACGTGTAGATATTATGATGGAGAATGGTTTGTTAGATGAAGTAAAATCTTTATATCCATTCAAACATTTAAATGCCTTGCAAACCGTTGGATATCGTGAATTGTTTGAATATTTAGATGGAAACATCACTTTGGAATTTGCAATCTCTGAAATTAAAAAAAACACAAGAAGATTTGCAAAACGTCAAGGAACTTGGTTTAGAAAAGATACTAAAATTCAATGGTTTGATTACCAAGATGATTTTGAGAAAATAGTAACATACATTAACACTCAAATTCAATAA
- a CDS encoding LytR/AlgR family response regulator transcription factor produces MIKAIIIDDEQHCIDRILSYCHKYKDSVDIIEVVQTVEGGLESIKNTQIDLLFLDVHIHNQTGFDLLKKIKHINFDIIFTTAYDKYAVQAFKFSAIDYLLKPIDRDDFNQAIEKVIDKSKKEHFDDKVQVLLHNISDGNQQKKISIPTNEGYIFIEVKEIIRCQSDVNYTNIFTKNNQKITVSKTLKTFEKMLEDFNFFRIHNSHLINLSHIKKYTKGKSGYVTMIDNTNLEVSIRRKEKFLEKMI; encoded by the coding sequence ATGATAAAAGCAATAATAATTGATGATGAGCAACATTGTATTGATAGAATTTTATCATACTGTCATAAGTATAAAGATAGTGTCGATATAATTGAAGTAGTTCAGACTGTAGAAGGTGGTCTTGAATCTATTAAAAACACTCAAATTGACCTGTTATTTTTGGATGTACATATTCATAACCAAACAGGATTCGATTTATTAAAAAAAATAAAACATATTAATTTTGATATTATTTTCACAACAGCTTATGATAAATATGCGGTTCAAGCCTTTAAATTTAGTGCAATAGATTATTTGCTGAAACCTATTGATAGGGATGATTTTAATCAAGCAATTGAAAAAGTAATTGATAAATCTAAAAAAGAACATTTTGATGATAAAGTACAGGTGTTATTACACAATATTTCTGATGGTAATCAACAAAAAAAGATAAGTATCCCTACTAATGAGGGATATATATTTATAGAAGTCAAAGAAATCATCCGATGTCAATCGGATGTCAATTACACCAATATTTTCACAAAAAATAATCAGAAAATTACAGTTTCAAAAACACTTAAAACATTTGAAAAGATGTTAGAAGATTTTAATTTTTTCAGAATACATAATTCGCACTTAATTAACCTTTCGCATATTAAAAAATATACGAAAGGTAAAAGTGGTTATGTAACGATGATAGATAATACCAATTTGGAAGTATCAATTCGTAGAAAGGAAAAATTTTTAGAAAAAATGATTTAA